Proteins from one Shewanella pealeana ATCC 700345 genomic window:
- a CDS encoding Qnr family pentapeptide repeat protein, with translation MHAVDQIFNDEDFSDQDLQDARFERCSFYHCRFNHADLTDAEFIQCKFIVPGEDEGCDFSYATLTSASFKHCNLSMALFKGARCYGLEMRECNLQGSDFSRASFANYITPKSYFCSAYITACNLAYADLSELLLEECELFDNRWRGANLTGASMKGSDLSGGEFSPEQWGSFELKGANLTRIELDGLDPRVVELDGVMINQWQQEQLLAPLGLIVTPD, from the coding sequence ATGCACGCCGTCGATCAAATCTTTAATGATGAAGACTTTAGCGATCAAGACTTGCAAGATGCTCGCTTCGAGCGCTGCAGCTTCTACCACTGCCGCTTTAACCATGCCGATCTTACCGACGCAGAGTTTATTCAGTGTAAATTTATCGTACCCGGTGAAGATGAGGGCTGTGACTTTAGCTACGCCACCTTAACCAGTGCTAGCTTTAAGCACTGTAACTTGAGTATGGCGCTGTTTAAAGGCGCACGCTGTTATGGCCTTGAGATGCGTGAATGTAACTTGCAAGGCAGTGATTTTAGCCGCGCAAGCTTTGCCAATTACATTACCCCTAAGAGTTATTTCTGCTCGGCATACATCACCGCCTGTAACTTGGCTTATGCCGACTTGAGCGAGCTGTTATTAGAGGAGTGCGAGCTGTTCGATAATCGCTGGCGCGGCGCTAACCTGACTGGTGCGTCGATGAAAGGCAGCGATCTAAGCGGCGGTGAATTCTCTCCCGAGCAGTGGGGTAGCTTTGAGCTTAAGGGCGCTAACCTGACTCGTATCGAGCTCGATGGTTTAGATCCACGCGTGGTGGAGCTCGATGGTGTGATGATCAATCAGTGGCAGCAAGAGCAGTTGCTGGCGCCGCTAGGGCTGATAGTGACACCTGATTAA
- a CDS encoding c-type cytochrome domain-containing protein, giving the protein MTALKVVLLTAIIFLVFFLGLKPNISFKHQVQPIFQASCIECHSGSGEGSARSGLVLDSYASLMRGTKNGPVIVAGSPASSTLYLAIDHQLDTSIQMPPHHDDHLSQGESKPLTQEEISLIKEWIEEGAQDN; this is encoded by the coding sequence ATGACCGCCCTCAAAGTCGTATTGTTAACCGCGATAATATTTTTGGTGTTCTTCCTCGGCCTAAAACCCAATATTAGCTTTAAACACCAAGTGCAGCCCATATTCCAAGCCTCCTGTATCGAGTGCCATTCAGGTAGCGGCGAAGGCTCGGCGCGCTCAGGTTTAGTGCTCGATAGTTATGCCAGCCTGATGCGAGGCACTAAGAATGGTCCGGTGATTGTCGCTGGCAGCCCAGCTTCCAGTACCTTATACCTGGCTATCGACCACCAGCTCGACACTTCGATTCAGATGCCGCCCCATCATGATGATCATTTAAGCCAAGGTGAAAGCAAACCATTAACTCAAGAAGAGATTAGCTTGATCAAAGAGTGGATTGAGGAAGGTGCCCAAGACAATTAG
- a CDS encoding LysR family transcriptional regulator, with amino-acid sequence MKTEDIALFHRIVETGSLVEAADILNLPKSTLSRRLQALEDELNVKLFHRQSRAMTLTASGSHFYDKSTAMLATLEQTLSELSGEESEVTGHLRILIFPVPELIHITHAIFEFMDLHPELTVEIIVSTEPQDMIRNNIDLAFMLEDAFNENEMVARHVISEMVHFFASPEYLAKAGRPTSPDELPQHNSILFRYPNGRIFNEVPFGKDRTLSVKGNLCVNSLATCLEATLMGRGISMMPLPFAKEHIASGELEMLFEDVEPYEGKCFLVYPSRRFISLASQRFIDYMMTAMEECMGSGSGRCDREVKIRGAIKSMI; translated from the coding sequence ATGAAAACAGAAGATATTGCCCTATTCCATCGAATTGTCGAAACCGGTAGTTTAGTCGAGGCGGCAGACATACTAAACCTGCCAAAATCGACCCTGAGCCGACGCTTGCAGGCACTCGAAGACGAACTCAATGTGAAACTGTTTCATCGCCAGAGTCGCGCCATGACCTTAACCGCATCGGGTAGCCATTTCTACGATAAAAGTACCGCTATGTTGGCAACGCTGGAGCAGACGCTATCTGAGCTCAGCGGTGAAGAATCGGAGGTGACGGGACACCTGCGCATCTTAATCTTTCCGGTGCCAGAGCTTATCCATATTACCCATGCTATTTTTGAGTTTATGGATCTGCACCCCGAGCTAACGGTAGAGATCATCGTCAGTACTGAGCCGCAAGATATGATCCGCAACAACATCGACTTGGCCTTTATGCTCGAAGATGCCTTCAATGAAAACGAGATGGTGGCGCGGCACGTCATTAGCGAAATGGTGCACTTCTTTGCCAGTCCAGAATACTTAGCAAAAGCGGGGCGTCCCACAAGTCCCGATGAGTTACCGCAGCACAACTCCATTCTGTTCCGTTACCCAAATGGGCGGATTTTTAATGAGGTGCCCTTTGGTAAAGACCGCACCCTGTCGGTAAAGGGCAACTTGTGTGTAAATAGCCTTGCGACTTGTTTAGAGGCGACCCTGATGGGACGGGGGATCTCCATGATGCCATTGCCTTTCGCTAAAGAGCATATCGCTAGTGGAGAGCTAGAGATGCTGTTTGAAGATGTCGAGCCCTACGAGGGCAAGTGCTTCTTAGTGTATCCATCGAGACGCTTTATTAGCTTGGCGAGTCAACGATTTATTGACTATATGATGACTGCGATGGAAGAGTGCATGGGTAGTGGCAGTGGTCGATGTGACAGAGAAGTGAAGATCCGCGGGGCGATCAAGTCGATGATTTAA
- a CDS encoding efflux RND transporter periplasmic adaptor subunit, whose amino-acid sequence MKNLTTTLSLLILTAVISGCNAESSEAVKPSVRPVKLLEITDINAGSLRSFPAKVAATKQAELAFRLSGHLVEFNLVEGQQVNKGAVLARLDRRDSQNTLLNREADYELAKADFKRKGELLRRELISQAEYDLASAQLKSSKANLASAQDQLSYTELTAPYDGTVAKISIDNYQMVQANQPVLVLQKDSDIDVVIQVPESLASKVTQFNPNAITQPVVRFANDPSSSYAALLKEHATQVTPGTQSYEVVFTLPRPANMTVLPGMSAELTMDITQHNSQTLAAILPASAISKRDQDGQTVVWAFDSKLGKVTQQMVTLGKVTTDGIEIVDGIKVGDQVVVAGVQYLSEGLEVKPLRWQRGV is encoded by the coding sequence ATGAAAAACCTGACAACTACACTTTCACTCCTTATCTTGACTGCAGTCATTTCAGGTTGTAACGCAGAGTCTAGCGAGGCTGTAAAGCCTAGCGTGCGCCCAGTTAAACTGCTTGAAATCACCGATATCAATGCGGGTTCGCTGCGAAGCTTCCCTGCAAAAGTTGCTGCCACTAAGCAAGCAGAACTCGCCTTTCGGCTGTCGGGACACTTAGTAGAGTTTAATCTTGTTGAAGGTCAACAGGTAAATAAAGGCGCCGTATTAGCCCGCCTGGATAGACGTGATTCGCAAAACACCCTGCTTAACCGTGAGGCCGATTATGAATTAGCTAAGGCCGACTTTAAGCGTAAGGGCGAGCTGCTTCGCCGTGAGCTTATCTCACAGGCCGAATATGACTTAGCCTCGGCGCAGTTAAAGTCGTCGAAAGCCAACCTTGCCAGCGCCCAAGATCAGCTCAGCTATACCGAGTTAACCGCTCCCTATGACGGCACAGTCGCTAAGATCTCCATCGATAACTACCAGATGGTCCAAGCTAACCAGCCAGTGCTAGTGCTACAAAAAGACAGCGACATAGATGTGGTGATCCAAGTGCCTGAATCCCTTGCGAGCAAGGTGACTCAATTTAATCCCAACGCCATTACTCAACCTGTAGTGCGATTCGCCAACGACCCAAGCAGCAGCTATGCCGCGCTATTAAAAGAGCATGCAACCCAAGTGACCCCTGGCACCCAGAGCTATGAAGTGGTGTTTACCCTGCCCCGCCCTGCCAATATGACAGTGCTACCGGGTATGAGCGCCGAGCTGACTATGGACATTACACAGCACAATTCTCAAACCCTGGCTGCGATTCTGCCTGCCAGTGCCATTAGTAAACGCGACCAAGATGGCCAAACGGTTGTCTGGGCCTTTGACAGTAAACTAGGCAAGGTAACACAACAGATGGTGACCTTAGGTAAGGTGACAACCGATGGCATTGAGATTGTCGATGGCATCAAGGTGGGTGACCAAGTGGTTGTGGCTGGCGTGCAATATCTGTCTGAAGGGCTTGAGGTTAAGCCACTGCGTTGGCAACGAGGCGTGTAG
- a CDS encoding efflux RND transporter permease subunit, with amino-acid sequence MNFAEYSITHKVISWMFALLLLVGGSISFFSLGQLEFPEFTIKQALVVTAYPGASPEQVEEEVTLPLEDALQQLDGIKHITSVNSAGLSQIEIEIKENYDASELPQVWDEVRRKINDKAVELPPGVHAPSVIDDFGDVYGILLNVSGDGYSDRELQNYADFLRRELVLVDGIKKVTIAGIVNEQVVVEISQQKLNALGLDQNYIYGLINSQNVVSNAGSMLVGDNRIRIHPTGEFDNVRQMERLIISPPGSAKLIYLGDIAKIYKDTEETPSNIYHASGNKALSIGIAFSSGVNVVKVGEAVNERMSELNSELPIGMALDTVYDQSKMVDQTVNGFLVNLAESIAIVIGVLLVFMGVRSGLLMGLVLLLTILGTFIMMNVLNIELQIISLGALIIALGMLVDNAIVVTEGILIGIKRGQTRLETAKQVISQTQWPLLGATIIAIIAFAPIGLSDNATGEFCASLFQVLLISLFISWITAMTLTPFFCNLMFKDGIVSDDENDDPYKGWLFGLYRHSLNYAMRFRGLTLTLVVAALITSVIGFGYVKNVFFPASNTPMFFVDVWMPEGSDIKATERLLSRIETDLLEQQKTTDTGLVNLTTVIGQGAQRFVLSYVPEKGYKAYGQILLEMTDLQALNKYMRLLERELSLKFPEAEYRFKYMENGPSPAAKIEARFFGEDPQVLRQLAAQAETILKAEPTAVGVRHNWRNQVTLVRPQLAQAQARETGISKQDLDTALLTNFSGQQIGTYRENSHLLPIIARAPAEERLDAQSIWKLQVWSRDNNTFVPVTQVVSDFSTEWEDPLIMRRDRKRVISVLADPINGADETADSVFRKIKADIEAIPLPAGYELEWGGEYETSMEAQESVFSSIPLGYLAMFLITVLLFNSVRQPLVIWFTVPLALIGVVSGLLLFDAPFSFMALLGLLSLTGMIIKNGIVLVDQINLELSQGKEAYQAVVDSAVSRVRPVLMAAITTMLGMLPLLSDAFFGSMAITIIFGLGFASVLTLIVLPVTYTLAFRIPYSGKHS; translated from the coding sequence ATGAATTTTGCTGAATATTCCATCACCCACAAAGTCATTAGCTGGATGTTTGCTCTACTGCTGCTCGTTGGCGGCAGCATCTCATTCTTTAGCTTAGGCCAGCTGGAGTTTCCCGAATTTACCATTAAGCAGGCCCTAGTGGTGACAGCTTATCCCGGCGCTTCTCCTGAACAGGTGGAAGAGGAAGTGACCTTGCCACTTGAGGATGCGCTGCAACAACTCGATGGCATCAAGCATATCACTTCAGTAAACAGTGCCGGTCTATCGCAGATAGAGATTGAGATCAAAGAGAATTATGACGCCAGCGAACTGCCACAAGTGTGGGATGAGGTGCGCCGTAAGATCAACGACAAGGCCGTCGAGTTACCGCCAGGGGTACATGCTCCGTCTGTTATCGACGACTTTGGCGATGTTTATGGCATCTTGCTCAATGTCAGTGGTGACGGCTACAGCGACCGAGAGTTACAAAACTACGCCGACTTCTTACGTCGTGAACTCGTGCTGGTCGATGGTATCAAGAAGGTCACCATAGCAGGCATAGTCAACGAACAAGTAGTGGTGGAGATCTCTCAGCAAAAACTCAACGCCTTAGGCTTAGATCAAAACTATATCTATGGCCTTATCAACAGCCAAAATGTGGTCTCTAACGCCGGTAGCATGTTGGTGGGTGATAACCGTATTCGTATTCACCCAACCGGTGAGTTTGATAATGTACGCCAGATGGAGCGCCTGATCATCAGCCCTCCTGGCAGTGCAAAGCTTATCTATCTTGGTGATATAGCCAAGATCTACAAAGACACCGAAGAAACGCCATCGAACATCTATCACGCCAGTGGTAATAAGGCGCTATCTATCGGCATCGCCTTCTCTAGCGGCGTTAACGTGGTTAAGGTCGGTGAAGCGGTCAATGAACGCATGAGTGAGCTTAACAGCGAATTGCCTATCGGTATGGCACTGGATACCGTTTACGATCAAAGCAAGATGGTGGACCAGACGGTCAATGGCTTTCTGGTTAATCTGGCCGAGTCGATTGCGATCGTTATTGGAGTACTACTTGTCTTTATGGGTGTTCGTTCTGGCCTATTGATGGGCTTAGTGCTGCTATTAACGATTTTGGGTACCTTCATAATGATGAATGTGCTCAACATCGAGCTGCAGATCATCTCACTTGGCGCCCTGATCATCGCCTTAGGTATGCTGGTCGACAACGCTATCGTGGTGACCGAAGGGATCTTAATCGGTATCAAGCGCGGCCAGACTCGCTTAGAAACCGCCAAACAGGTGATCTCACAAACTCAGTGGCCACTGCTGGGCGCCACCATTATTGCCATCATCGCCTTTGCCCCGATTGGTTTGTCGGATAACGCCACCGGGGAGTTTTGTGCCTCCTTGTTCCAGGTATTGTTGATCTCGCTGTTTATCAGCTGGATCACCGCCATGACCTTAACCCCGTTTTTCTGCAACCTGATGTTCAAAGATGGCATCGTTAGCGACGATGAAAATGACGATCCCTATAAGGGCTGGCTATTTGGTCTTTATCGCCACAGTCTCAATTATGCCATGCGCTTTAGAGGCCTGACACTGACCTTAGTCGTTGCCGCGCTGATCACATCGGTTATCGGATTTGGCTATGTTAAGAATGTCTTCTTCCCTGCATCGAACACACCTATGTTTTTTGTCGATGTGTGGATGCCAGAAGGATCGGATATCAAGGCAACCGAAAGACTACTAAGCCGAATCGAAACCGACCTACTCGAGCAGCAAAAGACGACAGATACAGGTCTTGTAAACCTAACTACTGTCATTGGCCAAGGCGCACAGCGTTTCGTCCTCTCCTATGTACCGGAAAAAGGTTATAAGGCTTACGGTCAGATCTTGTTAGAGATGACAGATCTGCAGGCGCTTAATAAATATATGCGGTTGCTTGAGCGAGAGCTCAGCCTTAAATTTCCCGAGGCGGAGTACCGTTTCAAGTATATGGAAAACGGCCCAAGCCCAGCCGCTAAGATTGAGGCGCGCTTCTTTGGTGAAGATCCACAGGTGTTACGTCAGCTAGCAGCGCAGGCTGAAACCATCTTAAAAGCTGAGCCGACAGCCGTGGGAGTAAGACACAACTGGCGTAATCAGGTGACCTTAGTGCGTCCGCAGCTAGCGCAGGCACAAGCTCGTGAAACCGGGATCAGCAAGCAAGATCTCGACACCGCCCTGCTAACTAACTTTAGTGGCCAGCAGATCGGCACCTATCGTGAGAACAGCCATCTGCTGCCGATCATTGCCCGAGCCCCTGCCGAAGAGCGACTCGATGCCCAGAGCATCTGGAAACTGCAGGTGTGGAGTCGCGATAACAATACCTTTGTACCAGTTACTCAGGTGGTTTCTGACTTTAGTACCGAATGGGAGGATCCCTTGATTATGCGCCGTGATCGTAAGCGAGTGATCTCAGTGCTCGCCGATCCGATTAACGGCGCAGATGAAACCGCCGACTCAGTTTTTAGAAAGATCAAGGCCGATATCGAAGCGATCCCACTGCCTGCAGGTTACGAGCTTGAATGGGGCGGTGAATATGAAACCTCAATGGAGGCACAGGAGTCGGTATTTAGTTCTATTCCGCTAGGTTACTTGGCGATGTTCCTTATCACTGTGTTGCTATTTAACTCAGTTAGGCAGCCGCTAGTGATCTGGTTTACCGTTCCGTTAGCACTGATCGGTGTGGTATCTGGTCTATTGCTATTCGATGCCCCCTTTAGCTTTATGGCGCTACTAGGACTGCTGAGCTTAACGGGTATGATTATCAAGAACGGTATCGTACTCGTGGATCAAATTAACCTCGAGCTATCCCAAGGCAAAGAAGCCTATCAGGCGGTTGTCGACTCAGCCGTGAGTCGCGTGCGACCTGTATTGATGGCCGCCATTACGACTATGCTAGGTATGCTACCACTCTTGTCTGATGCCTTTTTTGGATCGATGGCGATCACCATCATCTTCGGCCTTGGATTTGCGTCAGTACTAACATTAATCGTTTTGCCGGTGACCTACACCTTAGCCTTCAGAATTCCTTACTCAGGTAAGCACAGCTAA
- a CDS encoding DUF6677 family protein has protein sequence MKTSVKAALLSAFICPGSGHFYLKKRAMGNILLVSSLAALSFLLWHAYQRAQQISQQILNGEIPLQLDAIYSAVTQAPVGNEALYINIATIGFILAWGIGIIDSYRLGKKQDDAGLH, from the coding sequence ATGAAAACTTCAGTAAAGGCAGCACTGCTGTCAGCCTTTATCTGCCCCGGCAGTGGCCATTTTTATCTAAAAAAGCGCGCCATGGGTAACATCTTATTAGTTAGCAGCCTTGCCGCTCTCTCTTTTCTACTGTGGCATGCTTATCAGCGCGCACAGCAGATCTCGCAGCAAATATTAAATGGTGAAATACCACTGCAACTCGATGCCATCTATAGCGCAGTGACTCAGGCACCTGTGGGTAACGAGGCGCTCTATATCAATATCGCCACTATCGGCTTTATTCTGGCTTGGGGTATTGGCATCATTGACTCTTATCGGCTAGGTAAAAAACAAGATGATGCAGGGCTTCATTGA
- a CDS encoding zinc-dependent metalloprotease, protein MRPYKLALAIALAVVPMTSAVAATTNTATLIKNSQAATGFINLFYDKASGELYLEANKLDKPFLMLTSLPHGVGSNDIGLDRGQLGRTRMVQFERHGPYLILKQLNTHYRANTENAAEQRAVKEAFAESVLWRGKLVTGKRNLVAINDLVVNDLHGISDVLEQTKQGSYQLDPSKSLILPEGVKSFERNSDIDVLLTFNAAKAGNYVAQVTPDGKHLSVRLRYSFVALPDEGYQARAYHPLSGYLSDEYLDYGTRVDEDIRQRFLLRHRLEKVTPGSAPSQVVKPITYYLDPGVPEPIRTALLEGASWWEDAFTHAGFINGFKVELLPEDADPQDVRYNMIQWVHRATRGWSYGSAVTDPRTGEIIKGHVTLGSQRVRQDHLIARGLTAGWEDRAAADEASMALALARIRQLSAHEVGHTLGLDHNFSASSNNNASVMDYPHPMVTINGDKIDISKPYDEGIGAWDKYTVAYGYGEYGAAEEEALGLAKLRGDVAKQGLRYIGEADSRSAGASNAYASLWDNGNDPVAELTRLGEVRAKAIADFSADALLAEQPQGELQDAFVPIYLLTRFQIAAAAKMIGGTTYDYGDGVDSKSWHYVAPAMQLQALEALLATLSPDELAVEESLEQVLVPKAGNYYKTRESFDSGLGVITDPLGMAEVLSRLTLTQIYAPERMNRVNQAYLSDKEQLSVSKLTDKVLASTVFSDIPTGPELGVWMRVNTVTIDSLLAAYHAPKTRPEVKAQLAERLAYTVKQLKRKVKRVSAYEAAHYAWLQQGIEKGLKDAKYKLITQPLALPPGSPI, encoded by the coding sequence ATGAGACCCTATAAGCTCGCGCTGGCTATCGCACTCGCCGTTGTACCTATGACTAGCGCTGTGGCTGCCACCACAAATACCGCCACACTGATTAAAAACAGTCAGGCAGCGACAGGTTTCATCAATCTGTTTTATGACAAAGCCTCGGGGGAACTTTACCTAGAAGCCAATAAGCTAGATAAACCCTTCTTAATGCTTACTAGCTTGCCCCATGGTGTCGGATCCAATGATATAGGGCTAGACAGAGGTCAGCTTGGCCGCACTCGTATGGTGCAATTTGAGCGTCATGGCCCGTACCTGATTTTAAAGCAGCTCAATACCCACTATCGCGCCAATACCGAAAATGCTGCCGAGCAGCGAGCGGTAAAGGAAGCCTTTGCCGAGTCTGTGTTATGGCGAGGTAAACTGGTAACTGGTAAGCGTAATCTGGTGGCGATTAACGACTTAGTGGTTAACGATCTGCACGGTATTAGTGATGTGTTAGAGCAGACTAAGCAGGGCAGCTATCAGTTAGATCCATCAAAGTCGTTGATCTTGCCTGAAGGAGTCAAATCCTTCGAGCGCAATAGCGATATCGACGTTCTGTTAACCTTCAATGCCGCCAAGGCGGGTAACTATGTGGCGCAGGTAACACCCGATGGCAAGCACTTATCGGTTCGCTTACGTTACTCCTTTGTCGCGCTACCCGATGAGGGCTATCAGGCCCGCGCTTATCATCCGCTAAGCGGTTACTTATCGGATGAATATCTCGATTACGGCACCCGTGTCGATGAAGATATTCGTCAGCGATTCTTGCTGCGTCACCGACTCGAAAAGGTGACTCCAGGCTCGGCGCCAAGTCAAGTGGTTAAGCCTATTACCTATTATCTCGATCCCGGTGTCCCAGAGCCGATTAGAACGGCGCTGTTAGAGGGGGCAAGCTGGTGGGAAGATGCCTTCACTCATGCCGGTTTTATTAATGGTTTCAAAGTCGAACTCTTGCCAGAAGATGCCGATCCACAAGATGTACGCTACAACATGATCCAGTGGGTGCACCGCGCTACTCGTGGCTGGTCTTACGGCTCAGCGGTTACCGATCCGCGCACAGGTGAAATCATTAAGGGTCATGTGACTCTTGGTAGCCAACGCGTTCGCCAAGATCACCTTATCGCCCGCGGACTAACCGCAGGCTGGGAAGACCGAGCCGCTGCAGACGAAGCTTCGATGGCACTCGCGCTTGCACGTATTCGCCAGTTGTCAGCCCATGAGGTTGGACACACATTGGGGCTGGATCATAACTTCTCTGCATCGAGTAATAACAACGCCTCGGTGATGGACTATCCACACCCTATGGTGACCATCAACGGCGATAAAATTGATATCAGTAAGCCTTACGATGAAGGCATAGGTGCATGGGATAAATACACCGTGGCCTATGGCTATGGTGAGTACGGCGCTGCAGAAGAGGAAGCACTAGGGCTTGCAAAGCTTAGAGGCGATGTGGCTAAACAAGGTCTGAGATATATCGGCGAGGCAGATTCTCGCTCAGCGGGGGCGAGTAATGCCTATGCCAGCCTTTGGGATAACGGTAACGATCCTGTAGCCGAACTGACGCGACTAGGTGAAGTACGCGCCAAGGCAATAGCAGACTTCTCTGCCGATGCGCTACTGGCTGAGCAGCCACAAGGCGAACTACAAGATGCGTTTGTGCCTATCTATCTGCTAACCCGCTTTCAGATTGCGGCTGCGGCTAAGATGATTGGCGGCACCACCTATGACTATGGTGATGGAGTCGATAGTAAAAGCTGGCACTATGTTGCCCCTGCCATGCAGTTGCAGGCACTAGAGGCCTTATTAGCGACACTATCGCCAGATGAACTCGCCGTGGAAGAGAGTCTCGAGCAAGTGTTAGTGCCTAAGGCGGGTAACTACTATAAGACTCGCGAGAGCTTCGATTCAGGCCTAGGAGTGATTACTGATCCCTTAGGTATGGCGGAGGTGTTGAGCCGTTTAACCCTGACGCAAATCTATGCCCCAGAGCGTATGAACCGTGTCAATCAGGCCTACCTGAGTGATAAAGAACAGCTATCTGTTTCTAAGCTGACAGATAAGGTGCTCGCAAGCACAGTGTTTAGCGATATCCCGACAGGACCAGAGCTAGGTGTGTGGATGCGAGTTAACACTGTGACCATAGATAGCTTGTTAGCGGCTTACCATGCTCCTAAGACAAGACCTGAGGTTAAGGCGCAATTGGCTGAGCGTTTAGCCTATACGGTGAAGCAGCTTAAGCGTAAGGTGAAGCGAGTGAGTGCCTATGAAGCGGCCCATTATGCCTGGTTACAACAAGGCATTGAAAAGGGGCTTAAGGATGCTAAGTACAAGCTGATTACTCAGCCGTTGGCACTGCCGCCAGGATCACCGATTTAA